The following proteins are co-located in the Apium graveolens cultivar Ventura chromosome 5, ASM990537v1, whole genome shotgun sequence genome:
- the LOC141659774 gene encoding putative pectinesterase/pectinesterase inhibitor 41 has protein sequence MHGYRCSSFTNSLSTTRTFLSLTQKFLQRRSGLTTGAIVGLKDCSLLVELNVDYILESSTIIKQAQTLFVSQADTVHTLMIYVLTNTQTCLDGLEETASSWSLKDRVYVPLVNATKFYSVSLSLFQIGWFPTTKRVLSRTPKRRGAFAHVRFPFKTSDKDKAILQKIGRRHLLQDDNDYIVVSNIVVVSQDGTGDFTTIKDALTLAPNKTVASDGYFVIYVIVGVYEEYVSIPKNNKYIMMIGDRINQTVITGNHSTVDGLATFNSAIFVVVGQGFVAVNITFRNTAGAVNHQAVAMRSRADMSTFYSYSFEGYQDTLYPHSNRKFYTECDIYGTIDFIFGNGAAVLQDCNIYPLYVLQVMKERAKNKVDDLQGMFCDLQSAGKESRTNDVALLEEQVYWMLGEWKSVLNHPSPASSFQPKNQCRDMLYKCRGKPDAGFPLFQFESLKWSGFVNPADNPIVAQGLEKF, from the exons ATGCATGGCTATCGATGCTCATCCTTCACCAACTCCTTATCAACTACTCGTACATTTTTGTCATTGACACAAAAATTTCTTCAGCGAAGATCTGGTTTGACAACTGGAGCTATTGTTGGTCTTAAAGATTGTAGTTTACTAGTTGAGCTTAACGTTGATTATATATTAGAGTCTTCCACAATAATCAAGCAAGCTCAGACCTTATTTGTTTCTCAGGCAGACACTGTTCATACATTAATGATATATGTTTTAACCAATACACAAACTTGTTTAGACGGGCTCGAAGAAACTGCTTCTTCTTGGAGTTTGAAAGATAGAGTATATGTTCCTCTTGTTAATGCAACTAAGTTTTATAGTGTTTCTTTATCTCTTTTCCAAATAGGTTGGTTTCCAACTACAAAAAGAGTTTTATCTCGTACTCCTAAGAGGAGAGGAGCATTTGCACACGTTAGATTCCCCTTTAAAACATCTGACAAAGATAAAGCAATTCTTCAAAAGATAGGTCGCAGACATCTTCTACAAGATGATAATGATTATATAGTAGTGAGTAACATTGTTGTCGTGAGTCAAGATGGAACAGGGGACTTTACAACCATCAAGGATGCCTTAACTTTGGCTCCCAACAAAACTGTAGCTAGTGATGGCTACTTTGTGATATATGTCATAGTTGGGGTCTATGAAGAATATGTGTCCATTCCAAAGAATAACAAGTACATTATGATGATTGGCGATAGAATTAACCAGACAGTAATCACTGGCAACCATAGTACTGTTGATGGCTTGGCAACTTTTAACTCTGCAATATTTG TTGTAGTGGGACAGGGATTCGTAGCAGTAAATATAACATTCCGGAACACAGCAGGGGCAGTAAATCACCAGGCAGTTGCAATGCGAAGTAGGGCAGATATGTCAACATTCTATAGCTACAGCTTTGAAGGGTATCAAGATACCCTGTATCCCCACTCCAATAGGAAATTCTACACAGAATGTGACATATATGGCACAATCGACTTTATATTTGGCAACGGAGCAGCTGTGCTACAAGATTGCAACATCTATCCAC TGTATGTTCTACAAGTGATGAAAGAAAGAGCAAAGAATAAAGTGGATGATCTACAGGGTATGTTCTGTGATCTTCAATCAGCCGGAAAAGAGAGTCGTACCAATGATGTTGCTTTATTAGAAGAACAAGTTTATTGGATGCTTGGAGAATGGAAATCTGTACTTAATCATCCTTCTCCTGCTTCTTCTTTTCAG Ccgaa AAACCAATGCAGGGATATGCTTTATAAATGTCGTGGCAAGCCTGATGCCGGCTTCCCTCTTTTTCAGTTCGAGTCATTGAAATGGTCTGGCTTTGTCAACCCTGCTGACAACCCTATTGTCGCACAAGGCTTGGAAAAGTTTTAG